A stretch of DNA from Cheilinus undulatus linkage group 7, ASM1832078v1, whole genome shotgun sequence:
GcgaagcctcacatcaccagcATGTGCACCACCTTGGCAATAAACATCCCCAATGGTGGCCATTGCAGTGCGTCTAcgttttaaatgtgaaaactttattgttcatcatgtcacgtgacatgtgacaaaacatttgGTTCCTACACCTACATATGGGTGAAGCAGAGGCCAATGAGTGAGGGGAGAGACTCAAGAACGATTATAAAccgcaaaaatataaaaaaaaaaaacaaaacgctTGAATAGTAACTTCAGCTAATATTCAAATTATAttcaaactagggctgtcacgatatcagattttcacttcacaatTAGCAcgggcaaaaaatgtcacaataacgatattatcacgatatcaatcaaaatttaaataataattggacaatcaatcaaattaatctttaactttatttatgttgtgttctctcttttggcagatgaattactCTCCgaatacctgtctaaggaggtactgaGATGATATGAAAACAGTAACTGTACAACTGCATATAAAAAGTGCAATTACACTGGATAGCGAGTTAAAAGGTAACCAGATGAACTGATAAACAGAAAATCTTCAAGGTGCAACATCTGCTATAACTACCatattaactgaaacaaaatcatttgtgGATAGCAGGGGACACAGCATTTGTGTGCAACTGAAGAATGACAACGAATAACTTTGGAATAATCCAATGTCTACTGAAAAATCCCTGgcataattttctttttctgtttccattcTGTTTCCAAACTGTAttcaagtggcactggatcatttacaccATAGGTTCTCAAAGTGCGAGCCAATGGCAGCCCGCAGAAACATTTCTGGCGGCCCGCAATTTTTAAGACAGGAAGCAAGGCACACTGAGACTGATTGATTATTCTAAATAAGTTTTTACATATATTCTGAAATGGACTGCACACAGGGCTGTTATATCTCAAAtttgactgtagagggcagaaaACACCAGGGATTTTGTGTGCATTATAATGTTTCTCAAGGTTTTCTCAAGTTTTGCTAGGTTTAGCCTCATTTATtacttaaaatgtgtttattgcacGTTACTGGATGCAGACCAATAAATGTAAACTGTAGAGATGCAACCTGGTCATTAAACTGATtacaaatgggattttttttctggggttgtttccttttttttttccttcggCGGCCCTCAGTCCAATGTTGGGTTCCTAAATTGGCCCTCAGCTATCAAAactttgagaacccctgatttacACGATACAATCATAAGCACAAtattgaagttttatttttttatatcactATTATCGTCAATACCGGTATATCGCGACAGCCCTAATTCAAACCCCAGAATCAATTTAAAACAGCCTAACTGGTCTCAGACTCACCTGTCCATAGAAGTCTGCTGAAGGAGATGATCTGGATCTCTCGTGGAAAcaggctgttttgtttttctcgtCTGCTCCATTGTCCAGGATGTTATCAGCTGACTTGTACCGTCCTGTGGCTCTTGACTCTGGGTTTTTCTTCTCTATGTTCCACCTTGCCTCATACTCAGCAAATGTTCCCAGTCTTTGCTGATCAAGGACGGACAGCTTGTGTGCTGAAAGAGGGCCTCCCTGGACCACTTCTGTGTATTCTCTGCTCCTTGTGCCTTTTACTGTCTCATCTGTTTCACTGGTGGAGACTACACCTTGGGTGTTAGTCTCTATGGGGATGTCTGTGTTAGTCTGAGGGGGAGTTGGATTGGAAAATGTTGGCTCTATGAAAAGATTCTGCTGGTCTTGTGAGGAGCCAGCATTCTCATTTTCAGGGAGATATCCCTTCACTCCAACTTGATGGATTTTGTCTGGTTCTGAGAAAGACCtcacttttttctctgcagaaaaaCGCTTACGACCACCAATGCGAGTCACTTGACCCCCAGCAGATCCTGATTTATTCAGACCAGCCTCAGAGACAGTTGGCAGAGGAGGGCCCTCTTTATGAGTCAGTGCTGAGGATGAGTAGTTAGGCATGGTCTCACCTGGAGGGTGCTCTAACAACACAGGCTCCAGGTCTTTCCTCCTGAAAGATGTCGCCTTCAGTACCCTTGCCTGTGCTTCCTTTAGATTGTCTTTGTAGGTGTTGGTGAACGGCCTGTCTAAAGGAGTCAAAGTAGTACTTTCTGTCGACTTCCAGACATCCTGATCACCTTCAGTCTCCCCCTCTGAACCAGGAAGTGTTGCTGCACTCATACTTTTCTGCAGCCTGGCTCGTCTCATCTGGATTTCATTCTTTAATGTGGTGGCGAAGCGTTCGCTCCGTCTCACTTGTTTGCCTTCAGGTGACTCGTCAGACTCTGGGATTCtaattttgtcttcatggcCGGTGACATCCAGAGACAGAGCGTGCAGCATGGGGGTTGCATGAGGGGAGATCTTGTTGCTGTGATGCCTCATGTCTGGTGGTAATTCTCTGTGCTGTTCAGAGTGTCTGCTCAGAGGATAACTCATGAACTGAGCCTCGGTATGATGTACTTTCTGACCTGGCTGGCGTTCCTGATCATCATGGCTGGATTTTGGTGCAGAGGCTTGCTGTGCAGGGGGGACTTGGTGCTTGTTGTATGCATTGTTCTCTTTAGTGTGAGAGGAGTATTGCTGCTGTTGAGCCACTTGATACTTCACTTTGGGGACAGTCTGTTGGCTCAACGAGTTTTGCTCATTAGCAGTCTGTATTATGTCTACAGTCCTGTGCTCTGGTTTTCCCTGCATGGGCTGCATGTTCGGCTGACATGTAGTGACGCAGTAGTATCTGTTTTGCCCGCTGCTCTCTGTGTTTGGGTCAGCGGTTGAGGTGCTTAAGTTCCTTTTCTGGTTCTGACCAAACTGGAGTGAACCATTGGTGGGCAGCTCCTGCAGGCTACTATAGTAGCCACCTATGTTCTGTGGCTTTGGTGCAGATACAGCCCAGGGCTGAGAGTAAAAAGTGCTTTTGTCACTGTGATGCCTCTGGTGGCCTTGCCAAACATCACCGCTGGACAGAGAGAACTGCTTGTTTGAGTTGAACTGATTTGACTTATCTGCTGTGGGGTAAAAACCATCACTGTCATTTTTCAGGGGAAGTTTGTGGCTCATGTGATTTTCAGGAGGAGTCTTAGAGGGGACATAAGGCTCTAGTGTTTCAGGGTGAGCTACAATGAGTCCTCTTTCATGCACTTTAGTTGCAGCAAAGCTATCACTACGAgcaggtggaggtggaggtggaggagagggGGAAGTAGTCTTCTTTTTCTCAGGAACGTGCCAAACAGGTCCACAGCTGGTTCGACTTGAAGTGGAATGGCGGGATCCAGGTGCTTCCTCAGTCTGCGCACCCTCACTGGCTGTGCCGACTCCAGGTATCTGAAGGTATGCCATCCGATCATCCTGCTTGACTCCCTCCATCTGATTCTggctgtttctgctgttgtgcTTTCCTCCAGAGTCCCACTGACTGACCTTGTAGAGCATGTTCTCTGTGGAGGCAGTACTGCTCTTTGAGAGGGTGTAGTCTGGTGTGCCTGAGCTGGTGGAGAAGGAGCTGTAGGCCGAGTCTCGTTTCCCTCCTCCCAGGTGCTCCATACTGTTGTTGGACTTGGCAGGTGACAGCTGGCCAGCAGGATATGAGTGTGAGACATGTTCTAGGCTGTCCATACTGCCCAGAGAGCTGAACTGGTCGGACACTCTGCGAAGGTTTGTCTGGTTCCAGCTGGAGGAGAGGTCATTGGAAGAAGAGCtggagaaaaaggggaaaaacacaaTCTTAGTGAAACAGAATAGATATTTATCTACAAAGTTCTGTTCTGTTTAGAGCTGTCAGAATTAAggcattaatcacaattaattaagGTTCATGTTAAAGCATTCAAAAAGTCTTAACTGTAACAAAAAGTTTTGAATGCAAACAATAGGATTTGATATGCCCTTGGAACGTCCTCAACAAGCTAGCAGTAGCAGCAGTTGCTAACAGTTAGTAGCTGAGGTTAAGAGGATATGCATTCCTCTCTTGGCTTTGTGGATATATTTTGGATATGGAGTATTGCACATCAGGCCTCTACCCCTACTCTGCtgtctttgcatgtttttctttatacaACGACCTTGTGAGAGtgttaatagaaaaaaaaacacccccctCCATATGGCTGAAGTAGCACAAGAGGTGTCTGATACAGACTCTAtggacaaacagagagagaaaagtctgCTGCTTCAAGCCTCCTTAGATACGCAGATGGTAGTCTGCTGGTAGACATCAAAATCAAGGCTGTAATAATTGATTGAGGCTGTACTGTGAAAGCTATCTTCTATAGAGAGCAGACTGATTTAGGCTATATTGTGGTGGATATATTCTGTAGAGAGTAGACTGACTGAGGCTATATTGTGGTGGATATATTCTGTAGAGAGTAGACTGATTGAGGTTATATTGTGAAAGCTATATTCTGTAGAGAGTAGACTGATTGAGGTTCAGAGTCTGGAGTACAGACTAATCGAGGCTGTTTCAGGCTTCGAGTTTATAGCTGTGTTGagtgttttttaataaatcatatAAACCTCTCTGACCACTATTATATACTCATGATTTAAAGTACAAATCTCACACTAAGTCTCAGGAGAAAAGCTTT
This window harbors:
- the shroom2a gene encoding protein Shroom2 isoform X2 encodes the protein MGRASSWWKLFFQEEHRGDSRSEGGWNIENLCSSPRRNEPISRPHSWHSTKFNENQSEPAKTLFPPTAIWHTRYDASSSSNDLSSSWNQTNLRRVSDQFSSLGSMDSLEHVSHSYPAGQLSPAKSNNSMEHLGGGKRDSAYSSFSTSSGTPDYTLSKSSTASTENMLYKVSQWDSGGKHNSRNSQNQMEGVKQDDRMAYLQIPGVGTASEGAQTEEAPGSRHSTSSRTSCGPVWHVPEKKKTTSPSPPPPPPPARSDSFAATKVHERGLIVAHPETLEPYVPSKTPPENHMSHKLPLKNDSDGFYPTADKSNQFNSNKQFSLSSGDVWQGHQRHHSDKSTFYSQPWAVSAPKPQNIGGYYSSLQELPTNGSLQFGQNQKRNLSTSTADPNTESSGQNRYYCVTTCQPNMQPMQGKPEHRTVDIIQTANEQNSLSQQTVPKVKYQVAQQQQYSSHTKENNAYNKHQVPPAQQASAPKSSHDDQERQPGQKVHHTEAQFMSYPLSRHSEQHRELPPDMRHHSNKISPHATPMLHALSLDVTGHEDKIRIPESDESPEGKQVRRSERFATTLKNEIQMRRARLQKSMSAATLPGSEGETEGDQDVWKSTESTTLTPLDRPFTNTYKDNLKEAQARVLKATSFRRKDLEPVLLEHPPGETMPNYSSSALTHKEGPPLPTVSEAGLNKSGSAGGQVTRIGGRKRFSAEKKVRSFSEPDKIHQVGVKGYLPENENAGSSQDQQNLFIEPTFSNPTPPQTNTDIPIETNTQGVVSTSETDETVKGTRSREYTEVVQGGPLSAHKLSVLDQQRLGTFAEYEARWNIEKKNPESRATGRYKSADNILDNGADEKNKTACFHERSRSSPSADFYGQKIQVPARRSETEYSQTESKPAEQLSATTEFSDRGPGDCKIREKSAEFELYPAPPPPPMTGANPDCRHRAAPAPVNLRPLSITHSLTESAHPQHRDPTELPSGPWKKPPSRPSYQEVKSHESLSGSQSEIFTHCPPNAAPNPASAPANSAKLDSEQGKGLVDKGHHLSTSSPQAAFPPPASSCRAVTATMEGQRSPSPQFSPQRLSDKPPVSLQHEDVNRMEHVIENQTSAARNVPIRIVRSEETSEKENSPFLWHSDPPAIDSHGPVVTRLGGLGAAGHSSVFCAFTRQREPKAQTDPQPQKEMYMSAVRDPIGSDSQQLLQPTDEPSSNRATSKTTGASDEDLKREELARDIMGKDKSLADILDQRKMKTTMDLMEGLFPQDKQLLEGAHQRRKAPTKQTVPRPAEEREKEVSMTAAVAMVTSSTYYSTSAPKAELLIKMKDMQEEEEEGSEDELDIDLANKKQELINSLTKKLQVLREARESLQEDVLDNNALGNEVEAQVQQVCKPNELDKFRMFVGDLDKVVSLLLSLSGRLARVENALNSLEEDATAEEKRTLLEKRKLLIRQHEDAKELKENLDRRERVVYDILANYLQEDSLADYEHFVKMKSALIIEQRKLEDKIKLGEEQLKCLTDSLPIDQRLSF